One window of the Nocardia huaxiensis genome contains the following:
- a CDS encoding fatty acid desaturase family protein, translated as MAITDIKTFAHLTAADIETLGHELDTIKRDVELSLGERDAKYIRRTIAAQRMLEAAGRATLFASRKRWAWLTGTALLSVAKIIENMELGHNISHGQWDWMNDPEIHSTTWEWDMTGVSANWKRAHNYSHHTYTNIVGMDDDIGFGIIRMTRDEPWRPLHLAQPLANVVLAALFEWGIALHDLKLAKEQAGISPKDWFSDANKEFWRKSGKQVAKDFVIYPALTGPAWKSTLKANATANLVRNLWAYAVIFCGHFPDGAEKFTVEQFENETQGEWYLRQMLGSANFDAGPAMAFMSGNLSYQIEHHLFPDMPSNRYAQVSVKVRELCDKYDLPYTTGSLGKQYGLAFRTIHKLALPDRFLKRTADDAPETSSERKFAGITMPSLPSLPNSEWLAEHQPHWPGVDPVTGERRGLRSALQEAKVALKEKARHEKELLREAKQTLQEKARQEKALLREKAVREGTRRGILRRKR; from the coding sequence GTGGCCATCACCGACATCAAAACGTTCGCTCATCTCACGGCGGCCGATATCGAGACCCTCGGGCACGAACTCGACACCATCAAGCGGGATGTCGAGCTGTCCCTCGGGGAACGCGATGCCAAGTACATCCGGCGCACCATCGCCGCCCAGCGCATGCTGGAGGCGGCCGGTCGCGCCACCCTGTTCGCGAGCCGCAAGCGCTGGGCGTGGCTGACCGGCACCGCCCTGCTCTCGGTCGCGAAGATCATCGAGAACATGGAGCTCGGGCACAACATCAGCCACGGGCAGTGGGATTGGATGAACGACCCGGAGATCCACTCCACCACGTGGGAGTGGGACATGACCGGGGTGTCGGCGAACTGGAAACGCGCGCACAACTATTCGCATCACACGTACACGAACATCGTCGGCATGGACGACGACATCGGCTTCGGCATCATTCGCATGACGCGCGACGAGCCGTGGCGTCCGCTGCATCTGGCGCAGCCGCTGGCGAATGTGGTGCTGGCCGCGCTGTTCGAATGGGGCATCGCCCTGCACGATCTGAAGCTGGCCAAGGAGCAGGCGGGCATTTCGCCCAAGGACTGGTTCTCCGACGCGAACAAGGAGTTCTGGCGCAAGTCCGGTAAACAGGTCGCGAAGGATTTCGTGATCTATCCGGCGCTCACCGGTCCGGCATGGAAGTCCACGCTGAAGGCGAATGCCACCGCGAATCTGGTGCGCAATCTGTGGGCATACGCGGTGATCTTCTGCGGGCATTTCCCGGACGGCGCGGAGAAGTTCACCGTGGAGCAGTTCGAGAACGAGACGCAGGGCGAGTGGTACCTGCGCCAGATGCTGGGTTCCGCGAATTTCGACGCGGGTCCGGCCATGGCGTTCATGAGCGGCAATCTCAGCTACCAGATCGAGCATCACCTGTTCCCGGATATGCCGAGCAATCGGTACGCGCAGGTGTCGGTGAAGGTGCGCGAGCTGTGCGACAAGTACGACCTGCCGTATACGACCGGTTCGCTGGGTAAGCAGTACGGCCTGGCCTTCCGGACGATTCACAAGCTGGCGCTGCCGGATCGCTTCCTCAAGCGCACCGCCGACGATGCCCCGGAGACGTCGTCGGAGCGCAAGTTCGCGGGCATCACCATGCCGTCGCTGCCCTCGCTGCCGAACAGCGAGTGGCTGGCCGAGCATCAGCCGCACTGGCCCGGCGTGGACCCGGTGACGGGTGAGCGGCGCGGGCTGCGCTCGGCGCTGCAGGAGGCGAAGGTGGCGCTCAAGGAGAAGGCGCGGCACGAGAAGGAACTGCTGCGCGAGGCGAAGCAGACGTTGCAGGAAAAGGCAAGGCAGGAAAAGGCTTTGCTGCGCGAGAAGGCCGTGCGCGAGGGCACTCGTCGCGGTATTCTGCGTCGCAAGCGCTAA
- a CDS encoding ferredoxin reductase, translating to MASKTGGFSVRGLREWLEAPVADGTTAGRTRLDALRGAAARITTPLLPDDYLHLVNPLWSARELRGRIVEVRKETADSATLVIKPGWGFDFKFEPGQYIGIGILVDGRWHWRSYSLTCPPDWTHPEHKSKRLISIAVKAMPEGFLSSHIVSGVPEGTIVRLAAPQGGFVLPEPPPAKVLFLTAGSGITPVMAMLRTMERRESVPDVLHVHSARTPDDVMFGDELREMHDKHPSFTAHLHLTGENGKFALADLDEVCPDWRARETWACGPLGMLDEIEKHWAAAGIENQLHVERFEIARSATAEGGTVTFAKTGRSIEVDGATTLMQAGESAGVQMPFGCRMGICQTCVVTVTDGHVRDLRNGNEHRAGDKVQTCISAAAGDCTLDV from the coding sequence ATGGCATCGAAGACTGGTGGTTTCTCCGTGCGAGGGCTGCGGGAGTGGCTGGAGGCCCCGGTGGCCGACGGCACCACTGCCGGGCGGACTCGACTGGATGCGCTGCGGGGGGCGGCGGCGCGGATCACCACTCCCCTGCTGCCGGACGACTACCTGCATCTGGTGAATCCGCTGTGGTCGGCGCGGGAGCTGCGCGGGCGCATCGTCGAGGTGCGCAAGGAGACGGCGGATTCGGCGACGCTGGTGATCAAGCCGGGCTGGGGTTTCGATTTCAAGTTCGAGCCGGGCCAGTACATCGGCATCGGGATCCTGGTGGACGGGCGCTGGCACTGGCGCTCGTATTCGCTGACCTGCCCGCCGGATTGGACGCATCCGGAGCACAAGAGCAAGCGGCTCATCTCGATCGCCGTGAAGGCCATGCCGGAGGGCTTCCTGTCGAGCCACATCGTGTCCGGCGTGCCGGAGGGCACCATCGTCCGGCTGGCCGCGCCGCAGGGCGGGTTCGTGCTGCCGGAGCCGCCGCCGGCCAAGGTGCTGTTCCTCACCGCCGGTTCGGGCATCACCCCGGTGATGGCCATGCTGCGCACCATGGAGCGCCGTGAGTCGGTGCCGGATGTGCTGCACGTGCACTCGGCGCGCACACCCGACGATGTCATGTTCGGCGACGAACTGCGCGAAATGCACGACAAGCACCCGTCTTTCACCGCACACCTGCACCTCACCGGCGAGAACGGCAAGTTCGCGCTCGCCGATCTGGACGAGGTCTGCCCGGACTGGCGTGCGCGCGAAACCTGGGCGTGCGGCCCGCTCGGCATGCTGGACGAGATCGAAAAGCATTGGGCCGCCGCCGGTATCGAGAACCAGCTGCATGTGGAGCGCTTCGAGATCGCACGTTCGGCGACCGCGGAGGGCGGCACGGTCACCTTCGCCAAGACCGGCCGCAGCATCGAGGTCGACGGCGCCACCACGCTCATGCAGGCCGGCGAGTCCGCGGGCGTGCAGATGCCGTTCGGCTGCCGCATGGGCATCTGCCAGACCTGTGTGGTGACCGTGACCGACGGCCATGTGCGGGATCTGCGCAATGGCAACGAGCACCGCGCGGGCGACAAGGTGCAAACTTGTATCTCGGCCGCGGCCGGCGATTGCACCCTCGATGTCTGA
- a CDS encoding DUF6912 family protein yields MPASSESSRVTNKLRVYVPATVPMLRELVAEREIRALNDTAFAVTPALREAYASGDDEELAEVAMAEAARASLRLLADEQAGADNADPDETDSAPRGPVFRRAVIAADVDGATLRPDLDDAVVRLSAPIPYDRIASVHVDLAEAESEVAKAVDVIDAADMGDPDAEFVLGDAEDHQLAWYAAQELPFLLDLL; encoded by the coding sequence GTGCCTGCGTCCAGTGAGTCGTCCCGCGTGACCAACAAGCTACGCGTGTACGTACCGGCCACCGTGCCGATGCTGCGAGAGCTCGTCGCCGAACGCGAAATCCGCGCCCTGAACGACACCGCCTTCGCCGTCACCCCCGCCCTGCGCGAGGCCTACGCCTCCGGTGACGACGAGGAACTCGCCGAAGTCGCGATGGCCGAAGCCGCGCGCGCCTCCCTGCGCCTGCTCGCCGACGAACAGGCCGGCGCCGACAACGCCGACCCCGACGAAACCGACTCCGCCCCACGCGGACCGGTGTTCCGCCGCGCCGTCATCGCCGCCGATGTGGACGGCGCGACCCTGCGCCCGGACCTCGACGACGCCGTGGTCCGGCTGTCCGCCCCCATCCCCTACGACCGAATCGCCTCGGTCCACGTGGATCTCGCGGAGGCGGAGTCCGAAGTCGCCAAGGCCGTGGACGTCATCGACGCCGCCGACATGGGCGATCCGGACGCCGAATTCGTCCTCGGCGACGCCGAAGACCACCAATTGGCCTGGTACGCAGCGCAAGAACTGCCGTTCCTGCTCGACCTGCTCTGA
- a CDS encoding WS/DGAT/MGAT family O-acyltransferase, which produces MITRLTPQDASFYRLESSSNPMHIGSLAILRNPAPAGNSGHGPLDYDRLVSLVEARLPLVPRYRHKVREIPFALGRPVWVDDAHFDITYHIRRSALPEPGNDGQLLDLVARLASRPLDSSRPLWEMYLVEGLSEGRCAIFTKTHSALVDGDSALEIGHVILDTSAAPREVADDAWRAHREPADVELLVSALLHLATQPREALEVARHHSAEAFALIDATGKAVKKMVSMVRAAAIGAPDSPLNTRTSRNRRFEVVRTDLEDYRKIRKRFDCSINDVILAVVTGALRNWLLSRGAILTESDALRAVVPMSVYADGPHGELKPASEVHSLVLDLPVGEPNPVIRLSHIKHATEAHSRHQRGVRARTLVHMAGFAPASLHAMSVRSASTFPEHTFNLVITNAPGPQQPMYIGGARMLEMYPVSPLLRNQALSFGLTSYDGRVFYGLNADRDAMADIAVLTASVHESMEEMLGACVQ; this is translated from the coding sequence GTGATCACCAGACTGACGCCGCAGGACGCGTCGTTCTATCGGCTCGAGTCGAGCAGCAACCCGATGCACATCGGATCCCTCGCCATTCTGCGCAATCCGGCGCCGGCCGGAAATTCCGGCCACGGGCCGTTGGATTACGACCGCTTGGTATCGCTGGTGGAGGCACGGTTGCCGCTGGTCCCCCGCTATCGGCACAAGGTGCGTGAGATTCCCTTCGCGCTGGGCCGGCCGGTGTGGGTGGACGATGCGCATTTCGATATCACCTACCACATTCGAAGGTCGGCGCTGCCCGAGCCGGGCAATGACGGGCAACTGCTCGACCTGGTCGCGCGGCTGGCGTCGCGGCCCTTGGACAGCAGCCGTCCACTATGGGAGATGTACCTCGTCGAGGGGCTGTCCGAGGGACGGTGCGCCATCTTCACCAAGACGCACTCCGCGCTCGTCGACGGCGACTCCGCGCTGGAGATCGGGCATGTGATCCTGGACACCTCGGCAGCCCCGCGCGAGGTCGCCGACGACGCCTGGCGGGCGCATCGCGAACCCGCCGATGTGGAACTGCTCGTGAGCGCGCTGCTGCACCTGGCGACCCAGCCGCGCGAAGCCCTCGAGGTGGCGCGGCATCACAGCGCCGAGGCGTTCGCGCTCATCGATGCCACCGGCAAGGCCGTGAAGAAGATGGTGTCGATGGTGCGGGCCGCGGCCATCGGCGCGCCCGACAGCCCGCTCAATACCCGGACCTCGCGCAATCGGCGGTTCGAAGTGGTGCGCACCGATCTCGAGGACTACCGCAAGATCCGCAAGAGATTCGACTGCTCCATCAACGACGTGATCCTCGCCGTGGTCACCGGGGCGCTGCGCAACTGGCTGCTCTCGCGCGGTGCGATCCTCACCGAATCCGATGCCCTGCGCGCCGTCGTGCCCATGTCGGTGTACGCGGACGGGCCGCACGGGGAGCTGAAACCGGCCTCCGAAGTGCATTCGCTGGTGCTGGATCTGCCTGTCGGCGAACCGAATCCGGTCATCCGGCTCTCGCACATCAAACACGCCACCGAGGCGCACTCCCGGCATCAGCGCGGAGTGCGGGCGCGGACGCTGGTGCACATGGCCGGATTCGCTCCGGCGAGCCTGCATGCCATGAGCGTGCGGTCGGCGAGTACGTTTCCAGAGCACACGTTCAATCTGGTGATCACCAACGCGCCGGGTCCGCAGCAGCCGATGTACATCGGCGGCGCGCGGATGCTGGAGATGTACCCGGTGTCGCCGCTGCTGCGCAATCAGGCTCTGAGCTTCGGCCTCACGTCCTACGACGGACGCGTGTTCTACGGGCTCAATGCCGATCGCGACGCGATGGCGGATATCGCGGTGCTGACCGCTTCGGTGCACGAGTCGATGGAGGAGATGCTCGGTGCCTGCGTCCAGTGA
- the secA gene encoding preprotein translocase subunit SecA, whose protein sequence is MPALTFSRLLRIGEGRTVKRLAHLADEVIALDEEFSALSDAELQAKTDEFKQRYADGESLDELLLEAFATAREASWRVLNQKHYKVQIMGGAALHIGNVSEMKTGEGKTLTCVLPAYLNAISGEGVHVVTVNDYLAKRDGEWMGRVHRFLGLEVGTILSGMTPAERRVAYSADITYGTNNEFGFDYLRDNMTHSLDDLVQRGHNFAIVDEVDSILIDEARTPLIISGPADASSKWYAEFARIAPLLKKDLHYEVDIKKRTIGVHEAGVEFVEDQLGIDNLYEAANSPLVSYLNNAIKAKELYTRDKDYIVRDGEVIIVDEFTGRILVGRRYNEGMHQAIEAKEGVEIQPENQTLATITLQNYFRLYDKLSGMTGTAETEAAELHQTYGLGVVPIPTNKPMIRADQSDLIYKTEEAKYAAVADDIVERHEKGQPVLVGTTSVERSEYLSKQLTKRGIPHSVLNAKFHEQEAQIVAEAGRPGAVTVATNMAGRGTDIVLGGNPDIIADLVLRKQGLDPVNTPDEYQAQWLPTLERVKEQTEEDAEAVREAGGLYVLGTERHESRRIDNQLRGRSGRQGDPGESRFYLSLGDELMRRFNGAALESIMTRLNLPDDVPIEAKMVSRAIKSAQTQVEQQNFEIRKNVLKYDEVMNQQRTVIYAERGRILAGEDMEGQVQEMITDVITAYVNGATAEGYVEDWDLAKLWGALKTLYPVGIDYKDLTGENETGEVGELTREELLEAVLDDAHARYESREDEIDGLAGEGSMRNLERQILLSVLDRKWREHLYEMDYLKEGIGLRAMAQRDPLVEYQREGYDMFAAMLDGLKEESVGFLFNLQVEVQQPQPAGVQVAPGLQSPVGNRPLPTQEAAPAPNGAPAALRAKGIDESGPRGLSYSGPDEGGRAAVHSDAEEYGDGDTSGTTRRERREAARAQGKHDKAPKSKRRR, encoded by the coding sequence GTGCCTGCGCTGACGTTTTCGAGGTTGCTACGGATTGGTGAGGGTCGCACGGTCAAGCGGCTTGCGCACCTGGCGGACGAAGTCATCGCCCTGGACGAGGAGTTCTCGGCCCTCTCCGACGCGGAGTTGCAGGCCAAGACCGATGAGTTCAAGCAGCGCTACGCCGACGGCGAAAGCCTCGACGAACTGCTGCTGGAGGCGTTCGCGACGGCGCGGGAAGCATCCTGGCGCGTGCTCAACCAGAAGCACTACAAGGTGCAGATCATGGGTGGCGCGGCGCTGCACATCGGCAATGTGTCCGAGATGAAGACCGGTGAGGGCAAGACCCTCACCTGTGTGCTGCCCGCCTACCTGAACGCCATCTCCGGCGAGGGCGTGCACGTGGTCACGGTGAACGACTACCTGGCCAAGCGCGACGGCGAGTGGATGGGTCGCGTGCACCGCTTCCTCGGCCTCGAGGTCGGCACGATTCTGTCCGGCATGACCCCGGCCGAGCGCCGCGTGGCCTACAGCGCCGACATCACCTACGGCACGAACAACGAGTTCGGCTTCGACTACCTGCGCGACAATATGACCCACTCGCTGGACGATCTGGTGCAGCGCGGGCACAACTTCGCCATCGTCGACGAGGTCGACTCGATTCTGATCGACGAGGCCCGCACGCCTCTGATCATCTCGGGCCCGGCCGACGCCTCCTCGAAGTGGTACGCCGAATTCGCGCGCATCGCACCGCTTCTCAAGAAGGACCTGCACTACGAGGTCGACATCAAGAAGCGCACCATCGGTGTGCACGAGGCCGGCGTCGAATTCGTCGAGGATCAGCTCGGCATCGACAACCTGTACGAGGCCGCGAACTCGCCGCTGGTCAGCTACCTGAACAACGCCATCAAGGCGAAGGAGCTGTACACCCGCGACAAGGACTACATCGTCCGCGACGGTGAAGTGATCATCGTCGACGAGTTCACGGGCCGAATCCTGGTGGGCCGCCGCTACAACGAGGGCATGCACCAGGCCATCGAGGCCAAGGAAGGCGTCGAGATCCAGCCGGAGAACCAGACTCTGGCCACCATCACGCTGCAGAACTACTTCCGCCTGTACGACAAGCTGTCCGGCATGACCGGTACGGCCGAGACGGAAGCGGCCGAGCTGCACCAGACCTACGGCCTGGGCGTGGTGCCGATCCCGACCAACAAGCCGATGATCCGCGCCGACCAGTCGGATCTGATCTACAAGACCGAAGAGGCCAAGTACGCCGCGGTCGCCGACGACATCGTGGAGCGCCACGAGAAGGGCCAGCCGGTCCTGGTCGGCACCACCTCGGTCGAGCGTTCGGAGTACCTGTCCAAGCAGCTGACCAAGCGCGGCATCCCGCACTCGGTGCTGAACGCCAAGTTCCACGAGCAGGAAGCCCAGATCGTCGCCGAGGCCGGCCGCCCCGGCGCGGTCACCGTGGCCACCAATATGGCCGGTCGCGGTACCGACATCGTGCTCGGCGGCAACCCGGACATCATTGCCGACCTGGTGCTGCGCAAGCAGGGCCTGGATCCGGTCAACACTCCCGACGAGTACCAGGCGCAGTGGCTGCCCACCCTGGAACGCGTCAAGGAGCAGACCGAGGAGGACGCCGAGGCGGTGCGTGAGGCCGGCGGCCTGTACGTGCTCGGCACCGAACGCCACGAGTCGCGGCGCATCGACAACCAGCTGCGCGGTCGTTCCGGCCGGCAGGGCGATCCGGGCGAGTCCCGCTTCTACCTGTCGCTGGGTGACGAGCTCATGCGGCGCTTCAACGGCGCGGCGCTGGAGTCGATCATGACCCGGCTGAACCTGCCCGACGATGTGCCGATCGAGGCCAAGATGGTCTCGCGCGCCATCAAGTCCGCGCAGACCCAGGTCGAGCAGCAGAACTTCGAGATCCGCAAGAACGTCCTCAAGTACGACGAGGTCATGAACCAGCAGCGCACGGTGATCTACGCCGAGCGCGGCCGCATCCTGGCCGGTGAGGACATGGAGGGCCAGGTCCAGGAGATGATCACCGACGTGATCACCGCCTACGTCAACGGCGCCACCGCCGAGGGCTATGTGGAGGACTGGGATCTCGCCAAGCTGTGGGGTGCGCTCAAGACGCTGTACCCGGTCGGCATCGACTACAAGGACCTCACCGGCGAGAACGAGACCGGCGAGGTCGGCGAGCTCACCCGCGAGGAACTCCTCGAGGCCGTTCTCGACGACGCGCACGCCCGCTACGAGAGCCGCGAGGACGAGATCGACGGTCTGGCGGGCGAGGGCAGCATGCGCAACCTGGAACGCCAGATCCTGCTGAGCGTCCTGGACCGCAAGTGGCGTGAGCACCTCTACGAGATGGACTACCTCAAGGAGGGCATCGGCCTGCGCGCCATGGCGCAGCGTGACCCGCTGGTCGAGTACCAGCGCGAAGGCTACGACATGTTCGCCGCCATGCTCGACGGTCTGAAGGAAGAGTCGGTCGGCTTCCTGTTCAACCTGCAGGTCGAGGTGCAGCAGCCGCAGCCCGCCGGTGTCCAGGTCGCCCCCGGCCTGCAGTCGCCGGTCGGCAACCGTCCGCTGCCCACCCAGGAAGCGGCCCCGGCTCCCAATGGCGCCCCGGCGGCCTTGCGCGCCAAGGGAATCGACGAGTCCGGCCCGCGCGGCCTGTCCTACTCCGGCCCCGACGAGGGCGGCCGCGCGGCCGTCCACAGCGATGCCGAGGAGTACGGGGACGGCGACACCTCCGGCACCACCCGCCGCGAGCGCCGTGAGGCCGCCCGCGCGCAGGGCAAGCACGACAAGGCGCCGAAGTCCAAGCGCCGCCGCTGA
- a CDS encoding DUF2510 domain-containing protein — protein MTHPLPSAGWYPNGAVLRWWDGYRWTHLTQPLPVRTTPTEQVSVNPRLYTERTLVFRNKAGLVVSREWSIADRDGTPLGALVPIGVRAAERLSGQRVELRDERDALIHTITEEVVRFKIVASIAGLGKVTQNWSSSKPRFTLSDADDNVLGTIEATESWSHRFVIRDAEDWQIGRMEWDTVPLGRFGMVGAYEIGVHLDRLPADPLAGLVFATVPRIQHTIIVRRNV, from the coding sequence ATGACGCACCCGCTCCCCTCCGCAGGCTGGTATCCGAACGGCGCCGTCCTCCGCTGGTGGGACGGCTACCGATGGACCCACCTCACCCAGCCGCTACCGGTGAGAACCACACCGACAGAGCAGGTTTCGGTGAATCCGCGGCTGTACACCGAACGGACGCTGGTGTTCCGGAACAAGGCCGGACTGGTCGTGAGCCGCGAGTGGAGCATTGCCGACCGCGACGGAACGCCGCTCGGCGCGCTGGTGCCGATCGGCGTGCGGGCAGCGGAGCGGCTGTCCGGGCAGCGTGTCGAACTCCGGGACGAGCGCGATGCGCTCATCCACACGATCACCGAGGAAGTCGTCCGGTTCAAGATCGTCGCCAGTATCGCCGGTCTCGGCAAAGTCACCCAGAACTGGTCGTCGTCCAAGCCGCGGTTCACGCTGAGCGATGCGGACGACAATGTACTGGGCACGATCGAGGCCACCGAATCCTGGTCGCACCGATTCGTCATCCGCGACGCCGAGGACTGGCAGATCGGCCGGATGGAGTGGGATACGGTGCCGCTCGGCAGATTCGGCATGGTGGGGGCCTACGAGATCGGGGTACACCTCGACCGGCTGCCCGCCGATCCGCTCGCCGGTCTCGTGTTCGCGACCGTCCCCCGCATCCAGCACACCATTATCGTGCGGCGCAACGTGTAA
- a CDS encoding nitroreductase/quinone reductase family protein yields the protein MPTPRWIARANKYGINQLTRFIAPWAPGWAVVIHRGRKSGRTFRRPLWAFKRGDRFVIALTYGSRSDWVRNVVAAGGCEMISRTRRYRVTNPRVYNDPEASDMPLFIRFMLRYVLKAPEFLSTDIAQVVPKAA from the coding sequence ATGCCGACTCCCCGCTGGATCGCCCGCGCCAACAAGTACGGGATCAATCAGCTCACCCGATTCATCGCACCGTGGGCGCCGGGCTGGGCCGTGGTGATCCATCGAGGCCGCAAGTCCGGCAGGACATTCCGCAGGCCACTGTGGGCGTTCAAGCGCGGCGATCGCTTCGTCATCGCGCTCACCTACGGGTCGAGGTCCGACTGGGTGCGCAATGTGGTCGCGGCGGGCGGCTGCGAGATGATCTCTCGCACACGGCGATACCGGGTCACCAATCCGCGCGTCTACAACGATCCCGAGGCGAGCGATATGCCACTGTTCATCCGCTTCATGCTGCGCTATGTGCTGAAAGCGCCGGAATTCCTCAGCACCGATATCGCCCAGGTGGTGCCGAAGGCTGCCTGA
- a CDS encoding ABC transporter permease: MRRRTAADLIAPLAIAAHPAEEAHMPVESIAPAFTGAPIPLPDSRSRLIRWRWAVADAFTIAGRDLAHWRRRPGAVIANTLLFPIMIVLMFGYLLGGAMQVPGGGDYREFLLPGMFAMTMVFGIGTTMVAVSSDAARGITDRFRSMPMSASAVVTGRGIADMLNSTVALAVLVICGLAIGWKPERGLGHTAAALGLLLLLRFAFLWIGVYLGLLFHANPEAVTGVRTLEFPIGFLANPFIPLATMPAWLGFLAAWNPLSSTTTAVRALFGNPTGDDAGWVAQHATLMAIVWPLLLIAVFLPLSIHRYRHLAR; the protein is encoded by the coding sequence ATGCGACGCCGAACTGCCGCCGACCTTATCGCCCCACTCGCCATCGCCGCCCACCCAGCCGAGGAGGCCCACATGCCCGTCGAATCCATCGCGCCCGCCTTTACCGGCGCTCCGATTCCACTGCCGGACAGTCGATCCCGTCTGATTCGATGGCGCTGGGCGGTGGCCGACGCATTCACCATCGCGGGGCGGGACCTCGCGCACTGGCGGCGGCGGCCCGGCGCGGTCATCGCCAACACGCTGCTGTTCCCGATCATGATCGTGCTCATGTTCGGGTATCTGCTCGGCGGCGCCATGCAGGTTCCGGGCGGCGGCGACTATCGGGAATTTCTGCTCCCGGGCATGTTCGCCATGACCATGGTCTTCGGCATCGGCACCACCATGGTGGCGGTGAGTTCCGATGCGGCACGCGGGATTACGGACCGCTTCCGGTCCATGCCCATGTCCGCCTCGGCCGTGGTCACCGGACGGGGCATCGCCGACATGCTCAATTCGACTGTCGCCCTGGCTGTTCTGGTCATCTGCGGCCTCGCCATCGGCTGGAAGCCCGAGCGCGGGCTCGGGCACACCGCGGCCGCGCTCGGTCTGCTCCTGCTGCTGCGCTTCGCATTTCTGTGGATCGGCGTCTACCTGGGCCTGCTGTTCCACGCCAACCCCGAAGCCGTGACCGGTGTGCGCACCCTCGAATTCCCGATCGGTTTCCTGGCCAATCCGTTCATCCCCCTTGCCACCATGCCCGCCTGGCTCGGATTCCTCGCCGCCTGGAATCCCTTGTCCTCCACCACCACCGCCGTCCGCGCGCTGTTCGGCAACCCCACCGGCGACGATGCCGGCTGGGTGGCCCAGCACGCGACCCTCATGGCGATCGTCTGGCCGCTGCTGCTGATCGCCGTCTTCCTGCCGCTGTCCATCCATCGCTACCGGCATCTGGCCCGCTGA
- a CDS encoding ATP-binding cassette domain-containing protein, whose translation MGDVIVCERVHKRYGSRAALDGFDLAVPEGMVYGLLGPNGAGKTTAVRMLATLTRPDSGRIEVAGFDAVRDAARVRERIGLVGQNAAVDEALSGRQNLELFGKLHHLGAARARQRAAELLEWFGLADTGDKPIEQYSGGMRRRLDLAVGFLVAPAVLFLDEPTTGLDPHNRNQVWEAVRGLVAAGTTVLLTTQYLEEADQLSARIAVMNHGRVIAEGTPGGLKGRMGGDRIDVIVHDAADLAATATLLRNRLHAEPVVDPDTRRVGAPATDPVADLTDIANALRDSGIPVEDLSVRRPTLDEVFLHLTGRPAAVEVAA comes from the coding sequence GTGGGCGATGTGATCGTGTGCGAACGAGTGCACAAGCGTTACGGCAGTAGGGCGGCCCTGGACGGATTCGATCTGGCCGTGCCCGAGGGCATGGTCTACGGCCTGCTCGGCCCGAACGGGGCGGGCAAGACGACGGCCGTGCGAATGCTGGCCACGCTCACACGTCCGGATTCCGGGCGGATCGAGGTCGCCGGATTCGATGCCGTGCGCGACGCCGCGCGGGTCCGAGAGCGCATCGGGCTGGTCGGGCAGAACGCGGCGGTGGACGAGGCGCTGTCGGGGCGGCAGAACCTGGAACTGTTCGGGAAACTGCATCACCTCGGCGCGGCGCGGGCCCGGCAACGAGCAGCCGAACTACTGGAGTGGTTCGGGCTGGCCGACACCGGCGACAAACCGATCGAGCAGTACTCCGGCGGCATGCGGCGACGGCTCGATCTGGCCGTGGGCTTCCTGGTCGCGCCGGCCGTGCTGTTCCTCGACGAGCCCACCACCGGACTGGATCCGCACAATCGGAACCAGGTGTGGGAGGCCGTGCGCGGACTGGTCGCGGCGGGCACCACCGTCCTGCTCACCACGCAGTATCTCGAAGAGGCGGACCAGCTTTCGGCTCGGATCGCGGTCATGAACCACGGACGGGTGATCGCCGAGGGCACACCCGGCGGGCTCAAAGGCCGAATGGGCGGCGACCGCATCGATGTCATCGTGCACGACGCCGCCGACCTGGCAGCCACCGCGACCCTGTTGCGGAACCGGCTGCACGCCGAGCCCGTCGTCGACCCCGACACCCGACGGGTCGGCGCACCGGCCACCGATCCGGTCGCCGACCTCACCGATATCGCGAATGCGCTGCGCGACAGCGGTATTCCGGTCGAGGACCTGTCCGTGCGCCGACCCACCCTGGACGAGGTGTTCCTGCATCTCACCGGTCGGCCCGCCGCCGTGGAGGTGGCTGCCTGA